The Rhodopseudomonas palustris genome window below encodes:
- a CDS encoding SUMF1/EgtB/PvdO family nonheme iron enzyme, with the protein MLLAFKAKIALAALAGFATPLAVTPLVIGHGDAALDGQQAMVEIAPGAIDYRLPGEFTRDGRQIEAPRTKLQFDRPLSIMLHQVSTADYQLCVDDGACHPMPANTAVRADRPAVQVSWQDATTYADWLSRKTGAHYRLPTDAEWAFAAGSKFKDDGLASDSDDPSVRWIARYERESDRDDLSASLRSFGGFGANERGLLDLSGNVWEWTTTCFDRTAIDAAGRPQAQTANCGVRIAEGLHRAYVSDFIRDAKAGGCSAGLPPIHLGFRLVREQDVPLARLREYLGRAMASAGI; encoded by the coding sequence ATGCTGCTCGCCTTCAAAGCCAAGATCGCCCTCGCTGCCCTCGCCGGCTTCGCCACGCCTTTGGCGGTCACGCCGCTGGTGATCGGCCACGGCGACGCGGCGCTCGACGGCCAGCAGGCGATGGTCGAGATCGCGCCGGGCGCGATCGACTACCGGCTGCCCGGCGAATTCACCCGCGATGGCCGGCAGATCGAGGCGCCGCGGACCAAGCTGCAGTTCGACCGACCGCTGTCGATCATGCTGCATCAGGTCAGCACGGCGGACTATCAACTCTGCGTCGACGATGGCGCCTGCCATCCGATGCCGGCCAACACCGCGGTTCGCGCCGACAGGCCCGCCGTACAGGTGTCCTGGCAGGACGCCACCACCTACGCCGACTGGCTGTCGCGCAAGACCGGCGCACACTACCGGCTGCCGACCGACGCCGAATGGGCGTTTGCGGCCGGCAGCAAGTTCAAGGATGACGGGCTGGCCTCGGACAGCGACGATCCGTCGGTACGGTGGATCGCGCGTTATGAACGCGAGTCCGATCGTGACGATCTGTCGGCCAGCTTGCGCAGCTTTGGCGGCTTCGGCGCCAACGAGCGCGGACTGCTCGATCTGTCCGGCAACGTCTGGGAATGGACCACCACCTGCTTCGACCGCACCGCGATCGACGCCGCCGGCCGGCCGCAGGCGCAGACCGCCAATTGCGGCGTGCGGATCGCCGAAGGGCTGCACCGCGCTTACGTCTCCGATTTCATCCGCGACGCCAAAGCCGGCGGCTGTTCGGCCGGCCTGCCGCCGATCCATCTGGGTTTTCGCCTGGTGCGCGAACAGGATGTGCCGCTGGCGCGGCTGCGCGAGTACCTGGGCCGCGCGATGGCATCGGCCGGGATTTGA